The Polyangium spumosum genome includes a window with the following:
- a CDS encoding RidA family protein, which yields MPKTIISTDRAPAAIGPYSQATRAGNMVFCSGQIPIDPKTGELVAGGIEAQTKQALANLEEVLRAAGASWADVVRTTIWLVDLGDFAVVNRIYGDVVGAEPPARVTIQVSALPKGAAVEIDAIAHL from the coding sequence ATGCCGAAAACGATCATTTCCACGGATCGCGCCCCGGCCGCGATCGGCCCGTATTCGCAGGCGACCCGCGCCGGGAACATGGTCTTCTGCAGCGGCCAGATCCCCATCGATCCGAAGACGGGTGAGCTCGTCGCGGGCGGGATCGAGGCGCAAACGAAGCAAGCGCTCGCGAACCTCGAAGAAGTGCTGCGCGCCGCCGGCGCGTCGTGGGCCGACGTCGTACGAACGACGATCTGGCTCGTCGATCTCGGCGATTTTGCGGTCGTGAACCGGATCTACGGTGACGTCGTGGGGGCAGAGCCGCCCGCACGCGTGACCATCCAAGTGTCGGCGTTGCCGAAGGGCGCCGCCGTCGAAATCGATGCGATTGCCCACCTTTAA
- the recR gene encoding recombination mediator RecR — MATRSPNSYVTRSSSLPERLTRVAHLFARLPGVGEKTAQRFALFVATADEEVARDLGAELAALRDHVRPCERCGNIAELAEGAQPGEVARCAICRDERRDKALLCVVARVQDLLAIERSGVMRGKYFVLGRLLSPLDGISAEDLPLERLRRIVEDPAAPVNEVLVATPPSVDGEATALLVAREMAALGARVTRIASGVPHGGDLEFADQVTLGRAIEGRKSFG, encoded by the coding sequence GTGGCCACGCGGAGCCCCAACTCCTACGTCACGCGCTCCTCGTCTCTGCCCGAACGCCTCACGCGCGTCGCGCACCTGTTCGCGCGTCTGCCAGGCGTCGGCGAGAAGACCGCGCAACGCTTCGCCCTGTTCGTGGCCACGGCGGACGAGGAGGTCGCGCGGGATCTCGGCGCCGAGCTCGCCGCGCTCCGCGACCACGTGAGGCCCTGCGAGCGCTGCGGGAACATCGCCGAGCTCGCCGAAGGAGCACAACCAGGCGAGGTCGCGCGTTGCGCGATCTGCCGTGACGAGCGCCGCGACAAGGCGCTGCTCTGCGTGGTCGCGCGGGTGCAGGACCTGCTGGCGATCGAGCGGAGCGGGGTGATGCGGGGGAAATACTTCGTGCTCGGACGATTGCTCTCGCCGCTCGACGGGATCTCCGCCGAGGACCTGCCGCTCGAGCGGCTGCGGCGCATCGTCGAGGACCCGGCGGCGCCCGTGAACGAGGTGCTGGTGGCGACGCCGCCGTCGGTGGACGGCGAGGCGACGGCGCTGCTCGTGGCGCGCGAGATGGCCGCGCTCGGCGCCCGCGTGACGCGTATCGCGAGCGGCGTGCCCCACGGCGGCGACCTCGAGTTCGCCGATCAAGTCACGCTCGGCCGCGCCATCGAGGGCCGGAAGAGCTTCGGCTGA